The following are from one region of the Capsicum annuum cultivar UCD-10X-F1 chromosome 1, UCD10Xv1.1, whole genome shotgun sequence genome:
- the LOC107878824 gene encoding uncharacterized protein LOC107878824, whose product MGAEKQGSKSGGYVGGFLQLFDWNAKSRKKLFSSKSDIPEQSKQKKRYDGNLPMTRVHLNNEDDTIAGSSVKGSSDYSCASSVTDEEYYGIKPAGVVARLMGLDCLPSSNFSEPYPTPFFDSQSLRSSPCLSRNLEYQQNFQTVYSSNLHEKIEDLGSSSLQPKQQKIISRPIEKFQTEILPPKSAKSIPITHCKLLSPIKSANSIPPQNAAHIMEAAARILEAGPQATSKAKLPLIGSSSVPLKIKDLKERVEASQKVTKIAEASRRPAESNASKYLKDQPMNRSWNGSAYITRQKDFSDSDESFVGGKTKGKSISLALQAKVNVQKREGLNAGSGRSVVVQKEPPNKVISSQLFTSQPSAEKNTQKKPSVHNSSSVLRQNNQKQNSIADKGKSPSKQFLSNSQGKRTLSGDSSFARQRSSGKMAENSQVSSRRLSREADDKKEETYSCTKSVSRKKRPSDGDIRYEKNQASGSMSTHKSGKLIQSGTFMDREVSWGENSKGKGTDIISFTFNAPLTRSIPMPKPPREVFGKSHEFSTDFRSIKMQLKSDCTNSLKVPFGHNLSGGDALSTLLDQKLRELSYVVESSCQKTGTSSSSSSIFQDVSPSLDGLLKTTMLLHGNRSYDNMEVDDLVSHCNAGVSSIGSMGITGKHKHQGIEEELSEYGSSEFECRKVFGSRFPSPISVLEHSFLTESCNSSDTAESNNTGASKQSSSVQAKEVFGIGSFKKFHSMEPDVDLLDSASSTSGKKEDGKLLKIVCHRKSLNWELEYVKDILHNIESMFMDFAVGRSQEIINLHLFDQLERVNGHGQDELKQRRKVIFDCVGECLDLRCKQYVEGGYVTWSKGLLMVKNKKRLAEEVYRDISGWSGMGNCMVDELVDKDMSSYFGRWLDFEVETFELGIQIEKRLLNSLIDEVVADILLL is encoded by the exons ATGGGTGCTGAGAAACAGGGTTCCAAGAGTGGAGGTTATGTTGGTGGCTTCCTGCAGTTATTTGATTGGAACGCAAAATCACGAAAGAAATTGTTCTCTAGCAAGTCTGACATACCAG AGCAATCCAAACAGAAGAAGAGATATGATGGGAACTTGCCTATGACTCGGGTTCATCTG AACAATGAGGATGACACTATAGCTGGGTCTAGTGTCAAAGGAAGCAGTGATTACAGTTGTGCCTCGTCGGTGACTGATGAGGAATATTATGGAATCAAACCTGCTGGTGTCGTTGCAAGACTTATGGGATTGGATTGCTTACCATCCTCTAATTTTTCAGAGCCTTACCCCACTCCATTTTTCGATTCCCAGTCTCTAAGAAGCTCTCCTTGCCTTTCGAGAAACCTAGAATACCAGCAAAATTTTCAAACAGTATATTCCAGCAACCTCCATGAGAAAATAGAGGATCTAGGTAGTAGCTCATTGCAGCCAAAGCAACAGAAGATAATCAGCAGGCCCATCGAGAAGTTTCAAACGGAGATTTTGCCTCCTAAGTCAGCTAAATCAATCCCAATCACTCACTGTAAGCTTCTATCCCCAATTAAAAGTGCCAATTCTATCCCTCCTCAGAATGCAGCTCACATAATGGAAGCAGCTGCCAGAATACTTGAGGCAGGACCTCAAGCTACTTCAAAAGCAAAACTGCCCCTAATTGGATCTTCTTCAGTTCCCTTGAagataaaagatttaaaagaaagGGTTGAAGCTTCTCAAAAGGTAACCAAGATTGCTGAAGCTTCTCGGAGGCCAGCTGAGTCTAATGCTTCTAAGTACCTAAAAGATCAACCTATGAATAGGAGCTGGAACGGATCGGCATACATAACCAGGCAGAAAGACTTCTCAGATTCTGATGAATCTTTTGTTGGAGGCAAAACTAAAGGAAAATCTATTTCACTGGCCCTGCAAGCAAAAGTCAATGTCCAGAAAAGAGAGGGCCTAAATGCAGGCAGTGGCAGAAGTGTAGTTGTCCAGAAAGAACCACCAAATAAAGTCATTTCAAGCCAGTTGTTTACAAGCCAACCTAGTGCAGAAAAGAACACACAAAAGAAACCATCTGTACATAATAGTTCAAGTGTTCTGCGGCAgaataatcaaaaacaaaatagtATAGCTGATAAGGGAAAGTCACCTTCTAAGCAATTTCTTTCCAATTCACAAGGAAAACGAACACTTAGTGGTGATTCTTCTTTTGCGCGACAGAGAAGTTCGGGTAAAATGGCTGAAAACTCTCAAGTCAGTTCCAGGAGGTTGAGCAGAGAGGCTGACGATAAAAAGGAAGAAACATATTCTTGTACTAAAAGTGTGTCGCGTAAGAAACGGCCAAGTGATGGTGATATCCGATATGAGAAAAATCAGGCGTCTGGCAGCATGTCTACTCATAAAAGTGGAAAGCTGATTCAGTCCGGCACATTCATGGATAGGGAAGTAAGTTGGGGTGAGAACAGTAAAGGGAAAGGAACAGACATTATTTCCTTTACTTTCAATGCTCCCCTAACACGATCGATACCCATGCCTAAGCCTCCAAGAGAAGTTTTTGGGAAAAGTCATGAGTTTAGTACAGATTTTCGAAGTATAAAAATGCAGCTCAAATCAGATTGTACGAATAGTCTTAAGGTTCCTTTTGGGCATAACTTGAGTGGAGGGGATGCTTTGAGCACTCTTTTAGATCAAAAGTTAAGAGAATTATCTTATGTAGTTGAGTCTTCATGCCAGAAAACAGGAACATCCAGTAGTTCTTCATCTATTTTCCAGGATGTGTCACCATCTTTGGATGGCTTATTGAAGACCACCATGTTGCTGCATGGTAACAGGAGCTATGATAACATGGAAGTGGATGATTTAGTCAGCCACTGCAATGCTGGAGTTTCTTCTATTGGTTCTATGGGAATCACTGGGAAGCACAAGCATCAG GGGATTGAAGAGGAACTGAGTGAGTACGGCAGCAGTGAATTTGAATGCAGGAAGGTGTTTGGCAGTCGGTTCCCAAGCCCTATATCTGTTCTTGAGCATTCTTTTCTTACTGAAAGTTGCAATTCTTCAGATACTGCAGAAAGTAATAATACAGGAG CTAGCAAGCAAAGTTCATCAGTACAAGCTAAAGAAGTGTTTGGTATTGGTTCATTTAAGAAGTTCCATTCTATGGAACCTGATGTAGATTTGCTAGACTCTGCCTCTTCAACTTCTGGTAAAAAGGAAGACGGGAAGCTTCTAAAAATTGTCTGCCATAGGAAATCACTGAATTGGGAACTGGAATATGTGAAGGACATACTACACAATATTGAGTCGATGTTCATGGATTTTGCAGTGGGTAGGTCTCAGGAGATCATCAATTTACACCTTTTTGATCAACTGGAAAGGGTAAATGGTCATGGACAGGATGAGCTAAAACAAAGACGGAAGGTTATATTTGATTGTGTGGGTGAATGCTTGGACTTAAGATGTAAGCAGTATGTGGAGGGTGGATATGTTACATGGTCAAAAGGTCTATTGATGGTTAAAAACAAGAAGAGGCTAGCAGAAGAAGTATATAGAGATATTTCAGGGTGGAGTGGCATGGGAAACTGCATGGTTGATGAACTCGTAGACAAGGACATGAGCAGCTACTTTGGAAGATGGCTGGACTTTGAAGTTGAAACATTTGAACTGGGAATACAGATCGAGAAACGATTGTTAAATTCATTGATTGATGAAGTAGTTGCTGACATCTTGCTACTCTAA